In the Salvia miltiorrhiza cultivar Shanhuang (shh) chromosome 8, IMPLAD_Smil_shh, whole genome shotgun sequence genome, attttgttaattatctATGTACTATATCAATTATCTACATACTGAGAGGTCTCAACTATTCtttatcctatgtggcactcacacaatttatatttgtttcactcccaattctacaccatatgacatttatacatttgttttcatctatctcacattgaatttatactaaactgaatcaattcataacctaaataaaagggtCAGCCTGCATGAATATATTAGCTCATCTATCTTTCCAAATTGatattctataaaatttaattatgggaaaaccttgataaagaaatacttatgatatgtatttcaaataaatagtattccatattttttttatagttgcaatagtttttcatattagatttatactaaacttcataattcgagtctaagaaaattataattagatttcATATTtggaaacctaaataaaagtatagatatTCTCGAAATAAATAGATTATTCAAATGAATTTGAtcgtataaaaaaataatacttaaatgtattttaaataaataagttattcaatttaatttggtcatataaataaagaaaatgatactaagatatatacaaaataaataatttcttcaatttaattttgatcaAGTAAAATAATTTGACATAAACTTCACTCCCCCACTAATCTCATAAagatatatctaaataaaaggTATAATCTTCATTCATATATTAGCCTATCATCTTTCGAGTTTTTGTTGAGACGGATGATCAGTTAAGgtaacaaattatatttaattatctatatatttcaataactTAAATAAGTATGAGTAGTAGTGGGTATTACTATAAATTGGTCCTCAATCAAAATGTATAGTAaataattctttattaattttcaaacgAAAACGGGGAtggatttataaattcaaaatgggtttaatcaattgtataatatccaaatatgtacattaaatttgattttttatattttgttatttatctaTGTACTATATCAATTATCTACAGATTAGAGAACTCTCCACTAttctctatcctatgtggcacttgtgGGACAGATAGATGGGCTAATGTATTCATGGAGATTGACCCTTTTATTAAGGTTatgattgatgaagtttagtataaattcaatgGGGGATAGATGAAAACAAATGTATAAATGTCATATGGTGTAGAATTGGGAATGTATTCATGGAGAGTGACTCCCAATTCTACACCATATGACATTTATACATTTGCTTTcatctatcccacattgaatttatactaaacttcatcaatcatAACCTTAATAAAAGGGTCAATCTCCATGAATACATTAGTCCATCTATCTTTCTCACATTGatattctataaaatttaaagaaatatttatgatatgtatttcaaataaatagtattccatatttttttttataattgcaatagtttttcatattagatttatactaaacttcataattcgagtctaagaaaattataattagatttcaatatttggaTACCTAAAAGTATAGATATTCTCGAAATAAATAGgttattcaaattaattttgtcaaaaataagttattcaatttaattttgtcatataaataaagaaaatgatactaagatatatacgaaattaataatttcttcaatttaattttgatcatgtaaaataatttgaaataaacttCATTCTCACATTAATCTCACAACAGTTTTTCATATTagatttatactaaacttcataattcgagtctaagaaaattataattagatttcaatatttggaaacctaaataaaagtatagatatTCTCGAAATAAATTGGTTATTCAAATGAATTTGGTCGTATAAAAAAACAatacttaaatgtattttaaataaataagttattcaatttaattttgtcatataaataaagaaaatgatactaagatatatacgaaattaataatttcttcaatttaattttgatcatgtaaaataatttgaaataaacttCATTCTCACATTAATCTCACAATAGTTTTTCATATTagatttatactaaacttcataattcaagtctaagaaaattataattagatttcaatatttggaaacctaaataaaagtatagatatTCTCGAAATAAATAGGTTATTCAAATGAACTTGGtcgtataaaaaaataatacttaaatgtattttaaataaataagttattcaatttaattttgtcatataaataaagaaaatgatactaagatatatacgaaattaataatttcttcaatttaattttgatcatgtaaaataatttgaaataaacttCATTCTCACATTAATCTCACAATGATATATCTTAATAAAAGGCTTaatatttattcatatattagcttatcattgttcccacattgatattttgtcatttctgcattgatctttattgaacttcgccattaaaaaataaaaataaattcaaataaatttccATTGCcgaatttggtcatataaaataaagggaaaattgcaccaaaatacacaaactttgccaaaaatccaaaTTTAATGCAaacttaggattttacattttaatacaccaatttaataagttgttcaattttgacacatttttcaattccgGCGACCGGCATTCTGACGTGGACGCCGGAATGCCAATGTCTCAGCCACGTCACACacccactctctctcactctctacaCGTCacctccccccctccccccgtcggaccctccccctccccagaaccgcgtcgcaccaccgccgccgagccCAGCCTCCCGCCGTCAACCACGACTTGGACTGCGACGCTGCTGGATTAGGCGACGGCGACGGTTGTTGCCAAAAGAGGCCGTGCTGGTGGCGATGGAAAATAAGTGCGGCGGAACCGAGGAAAGGCCGCAGCGGTGGTTGTTCCCAATCGGATCTGAGAGAGAAGCCTTGATGTCCTTGGAAAATCACAGAACCCTACCGGAAAAGATGCGTCCCCTCCCTGATTTCGTGGGTCTTCGATTCAGAGGTTATTCTAGCCGATTCGACGATGGAATTAGGGGATCCAGAACATGGTGCCGACGGAGACGAACTCCAATGCTAAAGCACTACGGCGGCGATTGATTCAGTGGCGGGTGATGAATCTGGAAGCGGCGATAACAGCAGTAGGGGTGATTTGATCGGACGATTGCTCCCTGAGTTTTGAATCGGGGGTTTTCGGAGCCCTCCCTTCATTTGCGTGGAAAATCCCAACAGCCGGATAAAAAGATGTCCGACTTGATTTCGAGATGTGCAGGCGTCGCGGTAGCTTGGGATGCTGCGAAATCGGCCGGATTTTTGCCGGAGAATGAAAGAAGAACAGCGGCCTTAGATGATTCCTTTTTCCCGATGAACAGTCACCATTCATGAACAGTCCCCATGAACAGTCACCATTCATGAAacgtgtatagagagagagagagagatagagtggggtgtgagagagagagagagtggagtgtgtgtgtgtgtgtgacgtggtgATGATGTGGCATTCCGGCGTCCACGTCAGAATGCCGGTCGCcggaattgaaaaatgtgtcaaaattgaacaacttattaaattggtgtattaaaatgtaaaatcctaagtttgcgttaaatttggattttcggcaaagtttgtgtatttaggtgcaattttccctaaaataaataaaatgatgcttagatgtattttaaataaataatctattgaTTATATAAAAAAGCTACATATTGAATAGTTCTTCACTATTCTCTATCACAAGTGGCACTTTCACAATTTAGTATTGTTTCACTCTCAATTCTACACTTTATGATATTTTTACATTTGTTTTCAcatatcccacattgaatttttactaaacttcatcaattcacaacctaaataaaaggctcaatcttCATGAATACATTAGATTATCTATCTTAAGGTTTGAAAATAGACAAGTGGTGCAATGATACAAACTTAATAATTCaaggtttgaaaaaaaaattataattaaggatataattgatagtgtaaaaataatttgaggtttaaagtaatactagcatttgcacaccgtgcaatgcacgggaaactttaaatttttatatttattaaatagaggttttttataaaagaaaaagtaaaaagaatcccttgagagcacaaaacgcagactaagggcacgaaactcgaaaagagatcgttaaacaaagaaacctgaagacactagcgatcccataaatcaggatagtcgtccatctcatctgaccaacgtctatGAACTATGTTATTCATTGCATTCATGCTATCACTATTGCTATAATCAACCACAAAGTTCCTCGGATTGTAGCTCATTTCCCCCGCACTCCTGAGGcgaccttttatgctaccttccggaacTGCTTGCATGGGCTCACTTCCCATTCCCTTTCCCGTGCCCTTTGGACGGCCACGTCCCCGCTTGGTCGTCTTGTCCGAGAGTAAttgcatcccctgactaacctgctcctctaaccgactAATGCGACTAGTAATATTGTCCGGCCCAAGAGCGGACAAATCCTTGTTACCTTCATGCGAAACACCCCCGCTTTTGTCCAAAGTTGGGTCATGTTCGAGAGCAACAGCAGTTTCGTCAATAATCGGTTTGTTCAAACCCGTGCCATCCGGAGCCTCCATTTCCAAAGTTTCCTCCACATCAGAGTCCTCCTCGTTAATGACCAAGTCACTATCTTTAATCACATCTTTATTCCCCTGAATCGGAACCAGTATTTTGTCCAACAAATCCGGCTCAGATAAATGAACCCCGAAAGACGGTCCAGAAATAGGATCCACGCCCGTATCCAAACAAGTCTCCGCATTATTCTCCAAGTCCAGAGCCTGAAATGCATTTCGTGTCTCGACCGCCTCTTTCTGAAGAACCGGAACAACAATCTGTTTTTTTATCGCCTGTTCGGCAATCTTTGACCAAGCCGCAGCAGGTTTAGCTGCCGATTCCGTCGGAGCAacctgctgctgcttcttcaaagTGGCAGCCTCCTGCATATTTGCAGCCTGTTCATTTGAGGTAATCGCCGCCTGCCAATGCGGCCCATTGTTAGCCTTGTCATTGACAGTGTCATTCTGCTCACTcatccccccaaacttcgaCTTGCGGCATCTATCGGGGGAGTGTCCCGTAATCTTGCAACGACCACAATAAAGAGGGAGATTTTCGAAAACAAActcaatatgaaaagaaaaatcctccATATCAATAAGAAGAGTATTAGGAAGAGGGTGAGACATATCTATTTCAACAAGAATACGGGCGAAATGTCCAAAATCTCTACCTGCCGAAGCACCATCGATCTTTAGAGGATGGCCCAAGTAACGACCAATTCCAGAGATAATTTGTGGATTCCAATACTCGATAGGAAGATAATGAATTCGCACCCAAACATTAGCCAAGTGAGAGTTTTCTTTGAATGGATCAAAGTTGCGAGTCCACTCTCGGAGCCGAAGAAGACCCTTTGACAACTCCCAGATCACCTTTGCCTTTGCCGTAGCTTTTATCAGTTGCTGTAGTAAAACGGAGCGTGTAAAATCCCTTTCCCAGCGGAATCAGTTGCCAGTCAGAATTTATACCCCAAATCTGTTGAAGCTCCGATTTCAACTCCATAGTTGAACGTGGCTTATCGCCTTTCCCCAGCAGAAGTCGTCCTGTTAGTGCATGCTCAAAAGCTTGGACCTCCTTTAAATATAAAGCCTTAGgaattttgagagagaattgatcTCCTTCCTTTGTTAGACGCAAATCATGAAAAACATGAGCAGCTAAATCTTGCCGTTTAACGGGCCGCTTAACAGTAGCACTGGCATAAGAAATCCTAGCGTTATCGGCCACGCTAGGATTTACAGAATTCATATCAACTGCCGTGCAATCGGCATCACAAGGTTTTGTGGCCGATGTCTTCCCAGCGGCATCCTGGGCCTCTGTAGTCTTCACCGCGCTGTTACCAACCGTGACAGATATAGATCGAGCAGAAGAAGATGAATGTTTAGGGTGTTCAAAATTCGCAGAAACAGATGGGAGATTTAGGAATCCCTTATCTTGAGTTCCGGCTGATGAGGTGGCCCGAGTAGCCGAATGAGTCATGGAGTTAAAGCTTGATGGAGGAGTTCTTGAAGCTCCCTTATCATGAGCTCCGGCCGGCGAGGCTGCCGGAGCAGCAGGATGATGATCCAGTCCGGTGGCGGCTAGGGTCGGCGCTGATGCTCGTTGGCGGCGGAGCTCAAGGAGGTGCGCAGCCGCCTCGCTCAGGAGCAGCCCGTCGTCCGTACGTCGCTTCTCAGGATGGTGCGCGGCTGCCCCATCTGCTGCTGCTCGGTCCAACCGGCGAAGATGCTGAACGGCGAGCTCTCTCGGCGATGAGGCGGAGCGGCGACTGCTGCTGGATCGGCGAGCGGATCGGCGATGAATCTCGACTCTTCCACTACTGCTGCTGGATCTCTCTCCAGCCTCTCCGGCACGTCGATCTTGATGGAGGCGCTGTGGAGGAGCTGCTGGAGGCGCTGCTCTCGTCAAGTCAGAGATGAACAGTGCAGATTGCGAATGAAAAAGATGGATGAACAGTAGAGCGCTGCTCTCGTctcttaaatttttatatttatataaaattgatatcaactcaattgtcatatttataaatataattaaaaaaaatagttttaacttaatatatttgaaatgcatattgaaaaaataaaaaaattacaataataaaaatttatataatgaaaagaaaaaaattacaatatatattGCATACTGCATTCAATCCAAAAGTTTTTAAGGATAGAGATATTTTGGAGTTACCAACGAGATGATTATTCGTGTAAATTTTGTCGAGATTATTAACCAATTATtgatttatgtattttatttatttatatacatattttataaatttaaataaattcaagaaattaattgatattacacacacacacacacacacacatatatatatatatatatatatatgtgtatatatatgagtTTGGGacgataataatattaatatcatcacatatataattaaaaaatggaaTACTCCTATGTAGCATCACcgtatttttgcatttttatctATCCtatttctccaaaaaaaaatcacatttattaattcttatttatctaaatcttctcatcacacattaattttttatgagatttcaccaaaataaaacctaTATAAAAGGATACTCTTACTTTCTAAACCAAAAACTCACAGTTAATTGGTGGAATGATTGAGATTAGAATAATTTGAATTGCTTTGTCAATTTaagttgatcaaatttatttggttaaataaaaattattgaattttaattttttaaaaataaatacttgtaattaaataaattatttcttcattttaatttggtcataaaataagatatattgcacaatttttttctaaaaaattagATTACACATtgaattttttatgaaaatttaccaattgaaatactaaataaattgatatcaTATACTTTGAATCTCGTATCAATTTTTTAagccttagacgagatgattttcaaaacttagttatggtctttcaaatttcaaacaagGTGATGCTTACTAgccaattttattctttcaaaccccaaacgaaatgatgcttgaaactcagttattctattttaagctccaaatgagatgatgcacataacTCAGTTATGgtttttcaagctccatacaagatgatgtttagaagttagttatgatcttagaagttagttatggtattttaaactccaaatgagatgatgcacataatcatgttatggtttttcaagctccatacaagatgatatttaaaagttagttatgatcttataagcttcagattgtataatctcacaagtcagtcctggtctttcaagctcctaatgaaaataatgtttagaagtaatttatgatatttaaagtatcaaatagtgatgttcaaacgattgacgcataaaagtcaGATATATTGTTTCAGGGTTCAGACGAGATAATCCTCAAAAGTTTGGCGTTCAAAAGTTAATTATTgtctttcgagttcttgatgatcTTCTGGTCTTATagagttgagatgagatgatgcttatatggtatatgagatcttaaattaatttttatccgtcaatataaaaaaattatacaaaatttatattaaagagtatttttattattctaacaaaaaatgaacatttaattgacgaatataattgaaattaatataaataatttaaatcaaaatttaaagtcccgtcgaatttcgacgggttatacactagttaGAGCTAAAAAGATCGAAAATCACTATTCATGACATAAAAGCAGGTTTCCAATTTTTGTGAAAGATGAAATGAGACAGTTGGGCTTCAAATTCAATTGTTTTTGGACAGCCATGATGACCCAAGAGAGTGTATAATTTGGAACTGCAAGATAGTATACAAAATGTGTATTTTAAAATAGATTTGTGCAACATGTTACAAAATTTATTTATGGGAAAAGCTGTTTGATCATACTGTCATGGCTAGCCATATTatgacaaaatattattataaaatttatgtatttaatttttatatttagaataaaaatagaatttagttagtttttttttacacattgtagctatttttagaatttttttattttaaaaaaatacaaaaaaaatgcaaaaaaaaaaaagattacaaTGTGTACTAAATAATAAAACTAGcaacattctatttttattttgaacaaaatatttaaatacattaagttTAAAGCTATTATGGCCACCCATATTATGGCCAAATATTATCGCTctttatttatatagaattgTTTTTTATCAGATCCCAGTCTGGAATATTATCATAGTCAATAAATGTATTATGATTGTAATTTAACTTCTAATTAGAAGTTGATTACATGAAACTCGGATATGCATTCAAATTATATTGCACCCAGTCTCTTGGCACATGAAATGCTATCATATATAATCTGACCAGCATCAAATTTGTAGTGAAATCCCAATGCATTCAGCTTTGTTGAACCCCACTTTGTTTCTCTCTCTGTATCTTCAATCAACCTAATAAATCCAATCATCAATTAAAACTCATaacatatataataatttaaacaaaaaaccatataaaatttaataaaatttttagaTAAAACTAAATTCTCTTACTCTGGGAGGATGATTATGTCCGGATAATATTTCATAATAAAAGAAGCAATCTCAGTTGATTTGAGGAAATCACTAGCAACAAGAAATCTGCCATTCATGTTTGAATTCTCCATTGCAAAAATATGTGCATCGATAACATCTTGCACGTGTGCAATTGGAACCTTTGAATCCAAATCTTCCAATGCTCTCAAACCTTTGTACAATGTTTCATCACTCAATGCTTGTGAGATTAAGGTTCTCATACTTCCAGGGACTAAAGATTGGATCGTTTCGCCTCCGACGAGCCCACAGGCGAGGCTCACCACTTCGATCCCAAGGCCGTTGTAGCTCAAGACCTCTTTCTCAGCTAATGTCTTCGAGTATATATAGTCCTGTCCGGACATTAAAAATGATATGAGTGATTAGGgtatataatataactataaCACTCCAATATCTTAAGTAGTACAAAACACATGATcctttataaattcaaaagccCGATGAAATTATACAAATTTGTATGATTCTGCATACCACCTCTGAGGCAGTATGTAATagacaataatttattattgactAAATTTCTCTAAAATAGTTTAATTATAAGGATATTTTAGGaactaaaattttatatataatcttaatacatcatactccctccgtcccacttatcttggcatactttccttttttactttgtcccatttataatggcactttccaaaaatagtatGCGGTCTCTACattctctacacacataaaataagtgggcCCTACCCACTTTACACTCTtcaccctttattcttaattttcatgctCAAAGCAAATATGctcaagataagtgggacggaaggaatattacattctaattaataatataatgcATTCTGTCAAACATGATATTATATCTCAGTCAAATATATCACACcactaattttaaaattttatacataCAGAGTGCATTTCATAGAAGAGATTGAGAGGGGTCCAACAAGACTCGTCGATGGCATCCTCGTAGCCGGAGGCGTCGCTTTTCAAGGGCGACGCCGCCATCACAGAGGCGGTGTAGATGAGCCTCTTCACCATCTTGGATTCGATGCAACTTTCAGCTATGATCTTCACCCCAGCCACTGCCGCCTCACTAGTGCTCttgtactaattaattacacaAAAAAGATTGATTAAATCAAGAATCATAAAACTAAAACATATAACGTCCAACAAAATCGAAAtctaattaattagattaaaaCCTTGCCGCCTTCGTGTTGCATTGGCGTAGCTACGTGAAACACAAACTCACAGCCATGAATAGCAGCTGCAAATTCAGTAGGATTATATATATCACCTTCAAACAATTTCAATCTTGTTTCTGCATGATCAAGCCCTTTCAATAGTCCCACTTTTGAAGCATCGTCTTCAAAGCAACCACCAAAAATTACATTAACAAGATTAGTAATTGTATTTTGttaatcaaagaaaaatttgaaaattaaaaaaataataataaaaaataaataaataaacatactCAAACTTCGAAGAGTGGCATGAACAGTGTAGCCTCTCTCTAAGAGATGCTTGATGAGAAAAGAGGCAATGTAACCTGCACCTCCAGTTACACACACCTTCACACTCTTCTCCATTACttgatttttatttctttgacgAAATTtagttcaatatatatatatatatatatatatatatatgtgtgtgtgtgtgtgtgtgtgtatgctCTTCATTTGCTTATTCATATTTGTGTGTGTATGAATAAATGTTGTGTTGTACATGTGTGTATAAATGAGTTTGGTAGGACTACGTACGACATTGAATAGTAGCTACCTAGCTATCAGTGTGGTGTATTAGTTAATTACTAGTATACGCCCACCTGTCACCTGTGCGTTGCACGACAGATGTTATtcttatataatattttaaataaataaatgtaaaaataaattgaattttaagttCTCACCAATTTTATATTCTTGATAGCACAACATACAATTAGTCATGTGTAGAAAGAGGTGGTCTTCGGTACAATCGAGTGTATCGTACATTCGGGTTGCACCTGCTCTCAAACCCTGGTCCGCACCCTGACCTGAACCCACATCCTGACCCGAAccgtgtaaatgatactattctgAGTGCGAATCAAttcgattgtacggtacactcgaTTGCACAGTGTAGAAATTGGTCTTGACAAAAATAAACTAACATGTGAGACCGATTAATATTGACTTTTATCGTCATTGCTTAAATGACAATTAAAGGAAATTAATTGTCTCCATCTACACTAATATATTggtactttttttattttttaacttattttttttacttttcataatatcaaattttataattatgaatttttctttaattttttattttttcaatattcaatctaaatatattcagttaaaattaatagtttattatatttataagtatgataattaattagtactaattttttataaatataaaaatttaaaatgtattctCGTGCATTGCACAGGGTGCAAAAGCTAGTTCAAATTTAAATGACAATCTTAGATCAACATGAGTCAATGACATTCttataatctttttttttggcATTATCTCCTATAGGAATTTGCGCTTCCAAAACATGATATTTAAATCTTGTTATCATGAATCGAATTTCTTTTTGCACAATCCATTTGCATGATCAATGTTTCTCACCAAAAGTACAATTGGAGTTCCAatctttaaatatattttacgaTTTGGTACTCATAAAACTTTGATGGTATTCAAGAATTTTAGTGTATTTGTaccaaaaacataaataaaattaaccaATATTTGGTTttctaatttaaaaatatacaagtattaagttataaatatatttaattataaaaaaaacatatcaAAAAAATCATTCagctaaattattttcttggcccaacagattttgttttatttacaaaaacttATAATgtttttagtaatttaatattaaaactataaatataatatagaataaattaataaataaaaatatataaaaaatatttgatataagAAACACATTTGAATTCGTAACTTGAAAATatattactaaataataaagtataaatttattatatacttaatttaaattttaaaaaattattatttatcttatataataaacaaaagtataataaaatcaataaaaatttattggGATAAACCAATTATGATACGTTATCAATTTGATGATAACTATATAAATAGCATATATATCATAATATTATACAAAAACATTATAAGAAATACTTATATACAACATCACATGCACATAACCATTGAACTGAATCAATTCTttgtaataatatataaaaaaataataaataataagcAATAATATGAAACAAAGTGTagtctaaaataataataataataataatatattatacaattatatattatatgccATACAATATTACACAACATATAATACGAAATAATATGCAATAAGTATTCTTACACAATAAAATGCAATAATTGGTAATCTTAAAAACACATATCTGGGCTTTAATATTGATGTAGTTGATTGTAgttatttttctattagtataaaCTAAAGAAGCATAGTGGCTTAGTGGAGACTGGAGTTATGAAATCGTGGCTGCTATAAATAACTGACAAAATACAAtgaattttaacaatttaaaaatattgcCGATTAATTTTCAACAATTCGAAAAAGATTTGAATTTAAACTCCAACAAATCGATTTTAAGTAAGGCTTTTCAAATATTCAGTCAGTTATGGTTTTTAAATATTGGCGGTAGTGGTGGCGGGAAAATATAGCCGttactgctcttttatataatatata is a window encoding:
- the LOC130998904 gene encoding noscapine synthase SDR1-like, which encodes MEKSVKVCVTGGAGYIASFLIKHLLERGYTVHATLRSLNDASKVGLLKGLDHAETRLKLFEGDIYNPTEFAAAIHGCEFVFHVATPMQHEGGKYKSTSEAAVAGVKIIAESCIESKMVKRLIYTASVMAASPLKSDASGYEDAIDESCWTPLNLFYEMHSDYIYSKTLAEKEVLSYNGLGIEVVSLACGLVGGETIQSLVPGSMRTLISQALSDETLYKGLRALEDLDSKVPIAHVQDVIDAHIFAMENSNMNGRFLVASDFLKSTEIASFIMKYYPDIIILPELIEDTERETKWGSTKLNALGFHYKFDAGQIIYDSISCAKRLGAI